tgttgcaccaacagactaTTATACCATGGATATATTGCATATCTTATATGTTCAAGATAACACCAAAGGGGGACTGTTAAATCATTGTTATATGTCGATCATCTAAAATAATAATTCCATGATATCTTCCTTTCATTGTGGATGTTTAAAAAAAACTGTTAAAGTGACCTAACATATTGTTCAATGCAGTTTCTGCCTAATATCAACTGAAacctataattaaaaaaaaattattgacaaCCAAACCCAAACTGGTTGAGCTTTTCAAAATCTAGATACACATTGTTCTGAATATATCCAGTAGTAGTGTTGTTTTGACCTAGTCAGATCCTATGAGTTTTTAAGGTGAACATGTCCATGATACATACCTTTGCGGATAATTGAGAAGCAGAGGCTGAAACATCTGCCACACCTTTTTGCTCCATTCTGAAAGGAAAGTATTGACGACAAACAAAACcttaaaaaaaggtagatccgctaccttagcggtccCCCTAGTGTCAGTCCCACGAATATGaagggaggtacatgcaggtacacagggcCATAGGCGCATGATGGGGTAaatcccaggtcgtcagttcttgagaatcgacccTTGACCATTACGCTAGAGATATCATGTGCCCACTGTCTGCGCTACGCCCTTGGGGATTTTGTCAGAAACCCTTGACAACACCTGAGGGGCACATGAAGACACTTGCGGAGGCTTTCGGTGGGGTGAGGGGGATCTCGTGACTAAAGCAAAGCGCAGGATCTTTGCAATCAGAGACTTAAGAAAATATATTATGTTTGTAGGAgctgagagagagagggagaaaaatattaACATCATCTTCATTCGAACCATcgatattatttttaaatcaaaacGATTCAAATGTGATTTGGATGCTTTGAAAAATGATTTATGAAAAGGAAATATTGATGGGAGGGTTAGAAAGGAAAtaagcactacaacaaaatcctcattcaacaacactgaAACGACAATGGTTTTATGTCAAATCATTGTTGTTTTGACTTTTAACAATGGTTTtaacaaaaatcgttgtcttttagcagttttttggcctacgacaatggtttttaaaaacggttgtctatttatgtttttttgggctacgacaacggtttttaaaggctacgacaatagtttttcaaaacggTTGTCTATGTGCGTTATTTTGGAGttacgacaatggtttttgaaaattgttgtctattaagtgatgttgaataccggtgtttttttccttcgccgttttTTCCCCTTCGTCGTTTTTCCCCTTCACCATTTTTTACCATcgctttttttctttccctctcctcgaaaTTTTTTTGCCGCCACATTCCCCCCTTACCTTCTCTATCCCTAAGCATTTTCGTTCctcttttctcacaatctctcACTCACTGGAGCCGCGTAGGAGCAGCAACAGCCGGGAAGAGCGATCGCATTTGTCCCCTCCCTCTCTCTCCGCCTTTCTCTGCTCCTCCACTACGGCCATCGCGGTGCCACTAGCGGCGGAGCACTAGACGCGTCAGCCTTTTCCGGTGATTCGGATCCACATCCCCATTGTCGACGGTATCGTCGCTCTCGTTCTGATCGCTTATTGCGCTGCCGGTGATGTTGCCGTATGCGACCCTAGGGAGGTGGAGGCGGCGCTGGGGCGGAGTCTGACCTTCGCCGAGGACATCTGGTTCCGCTACACCGCACGGATGCCTGACTACCTCCTATTTTACCACAACATCATCTTCCTCTTCGTCATTTTCTCCCTCACGCCTCTCCCGCTCGCCCTCATCGAACTCAGCTTCCCTGCCTCCGTCTCCTCTTTCAAGATCCAACCCAAGATCCACCTCCCGCCGACCTCCTTCTTCCAGTGCTATAAGGACGTCATGCGGGTGTTCCTCCTCATCGTCGGCCCGCTTCAACTCTCCTCCTACCCCCACCATCAAGGTCCCTTCTTGATTCCTTAGGGTTGCACTGCAGTTTGATCTACTTTCTGGGGAGAAAAAACCTCTTTATTAGTTCAATAACAAGTACCTCACTTTTTTTTGCATTATTCAATTCGTAATATTTTCTGTTGATCTACTTTTTAATTACATAGCCGGATAAAAGCATCATTGTTTTTCTTTCAACCCACTTTCTTGAAGATTTTTGTTCTATCTTTACTAAAAGAGTTATTTGTAGTTTGTGGGGATAAGGACTGGGCTTCCCCTTCCCTCACCGTGGGAAGTGGCTTTGCAACTCTTGGTTTACTTCGTGGTGGAGGACTATGGCAACTACTGGATTCACTGACTAATGCACTGCAAATGGGGGTACGAGAAGATACACCGTGTCCATCATGAATTCACAGCGACTATTGGCTTTGCAGCACCCTATGCTCATATTCTTACAGCCATGAACTTGTAcatacaacaacaatcaagcctttttcccactaagtggggttgGCACAACCATGAACTTGTGCATCGTTTTTAGAAAATAGGCATAGAAATAATGCAACTttctcatattttatttttaattgactgTGAAAGGTCCTTTTCTTGTCTGCTAAATATTTTGAAAGATTCTTTATATGCTTCCTGTACATATCAACAGATATAGTAATGCTGTATTATTTCCAATCACACGGCTGTAACTTTTCACCGTTGGCCCTTGTAGCTTCAAAAGACAAACGATGAGCAATACCGTAGAATTCAAAAAACTGAGCATGCTCTTCAGGTGGCAGAGGTTTGTGCTATAAACAACTATTCTTGAAAATACATTGTTACATaggcttatatttatataaatcaaACCTTCTTTAGGAGGAGCTTCTAAGAGTACAATTGGAAGCAACAGCTAAGTCAAAGGAATTATCACAGGTAAGAAGTCTTAGTAAATCGTAGAAGAGTTAATTCTCAGCATTTGTTTTGCTTACTTGTCTGGCTACATGATGAGTTCAATCAACAAGCTTCTTAACCTGCAATTTGCACATGATCTCATCTTTCTTTCTATTGGAATATTTGACACAATGACTTATATTGTTAAGAATATTTTTCTTGAGGGAGATGTCTTCCTGCATGACTAATTGAAAAGTTCAGTCGGGGCTGGATAATATGATTTATGCTTGAAATCTGTTAAACTGTTGCTAGATATGATGTCAAGAGTGGATCTTGTATAAGCTCATTGAGTTTGAAGATTTATTGATATCCTGCGAACATATGTGCAAAACCTCTTTCATAATAATGTGAATTCTTGACAAGACTTCATCTGGGGCTTAATATTATcctatattgtttattttttgtcTCTCCAATTTACCTTTACATGATAATTCACTTAAATGGAAAAGTGGTCAGCTTTGAGTATATTCAGATgaaatttgatttaggttattgtgttAAAAACTGGacatattttttttgttgttggtTTTGTGGCATATCATTGATGTACTGCTTGTGCAAGTATGCATTCTGTGGTACACTGCCATGTCTCACATAAGGCATGGGTTTGGCATTCAGTTATTTAACATTTGTAACTTCTTTTTAGTCAATTTATTCTATATAATAACAAAATGTTATAATTGAGCTGGAGTCAAAattgtgtgtttcttgttttTAGGCTCATGGAGCATGGTTTCCTCCTTGGCTTGCTACTCACGCCAATTACTATAAGGTAATTGTCTTAGAAATTTAGATGGAGTGTTAGAGAGATACCATATACATGTTAAGAGACTCCaatatgtctttgatatgtgccTTTCAGGAACTTGCAACAACTCACTGGAAGGAGCATGGACAACCTGTACTAGATGTCTTACTTCAAAAGGTGCTAATTTTTCACCtgtactatttttttttctattgaattTGTTTGTCAGTTCTTGCTTTATCACCATGAATGCATGTCATATATTATCTTACAATTTTAGTTTAATCTTGCATTGTACTTATCAATTTTGTGAAAACGTTTCTCAAGGTATCAGAGAAATCGATTCAAGCACAACAATTTATGGAACCACATTTTGAATCTTCCAAAGATGTAAGTGGCCAACCAATGACTATTTTCAGTATCTGAATTATGTTAATTATTCATATATTTCAGTGTTGCTTGATTGGCAATCCATAAGCAAATTATATAAATTTGGTTTAATTTGCATTTGGCTTTGGTTTGGATTATATATCAGTTTACTACTTTATCGACTTTCTTTTAAGGTAGTTGATATTTTAGGCAGGATTTATTATGTTTCTAAATTATTTCGTTTCCTTGAATTTCTGAGGAAATGGATGTTTCTTGTGTCAAGCACTGAACCTTATGTGCAAACTGTGTCAAGTAAAGCAGTGGAAGTTTATCACACATCTAAGAGTGCCATGTCCAGCCACATAGCCAAAGTACAAGAAATTTTAGATCCTTATTTCCAGGTACTCATGGTATTATTTCAACCAAGATGCATATATAGACATGCCTCTGTATCAATTTGTCATTACatgttctatttttttgtttgttGATACACCGTGCTATGCAAATTTTCATACCTTGTATCAGGCTGGCAAGAGATTTTCTCAACCATATGTAAAACAATTTGCTACTATTACCAAACCACATGTTGAAAAGGTGCGAGTTGCTTTTAATTCCTATAGTGATTGTGTGATTCATGCTTATAGAAAATTTCTCGAATCAGCCACAACTTATCACCAGTAGGTAATTTCTGCTTACAACAATTCATACTATTTTATTTAATTCATTGTCGTTAAAAAAATGACTGCTTACCAAAAAAGGTAATCTTATTTGCTTAGCATAGACACATTCGCATTCCGTAAAATGGGCTATAATGAATTGAAATTGCAATTTTGTTTATATATTTTCTTGTTTGTGTGGTTTATAGTGTCTTAATCAGAATTTAAGCTTAATTTAACCTAGATACTGGGGTTTTCTTTCTACTAATCAGCTTATTAAATTAGCAATAATTTATGAGAATAAGAGTTATAAGACGAGCAAACAAGTACCTTAACAGGATAATGTTCCTTCTCACTTACCCAAGGGCATTTCCAATATCTGGGATCTTTCATgatctatttattttatatacTTCATTTAGTGCAATAGGGGATAAAATGAGTTAATTTGTTGAATGTACCCATGGCCATAATCACCACCAATTCCATGTTTTTAATCATATATATTGTAAGATGAATCAAATTATTCTCTTCTTGAAACCTCTCTTCTTTTCATGTTATATgttctcttctatttttttttttttttttggtgctttgctcatgatctggtggtaaggacgggggaccctcgttgacAGGAGGTCAATGGtagagggtcaaccccaaggtcgtgccgatCTGATAGAGGTCGCGCCGAGCGgagtggcgggccgaccggacaTCTGGCCAAGGGTCTCCCCAAGGTCGTGCCGATCGGATAGAGGTCGCACTGAGCAGAGTGGCAGGCCGATCGGACATCCGACCAAGGGTCTCCTGGACCAGATGGAAGACaacccgaccaggggtcgggtttccgatgctcaaggtaaaaggggctatgggccgggcggacaggccgctcggccgagccgcaGGACAATAAGGtgcaattccatccgagcacatgagcagggcctcctagaggccatgagcgccgagtgGCTGGTCGGCTCGGCTCGGGAACAAGTAAGAGCGATAGGAGATAAAAAAGGACAActggtaacttcatcctcgagacacctgccgccgacaaacaacaTGGTCGGCGGCTGGAGTGGACAGagtatcatacggtggaagcttccaccgtcacatccgggatattctcggacgattgtggaatgacgttaggcatgcttttctgacacgacctattgaggtatgtttggggaagcgtgcacacatcgagaagcgtgcccgcgtctccccggggtcctatataaggacccccaaactttgacggaggtatgcaatcttgatcactgtagccaTATTAGCATTactttgctcttcttcttcgctgcctgacttgagcgtcggaaggtcgtcgccgggaaacccctcccggctcagcTTCTTTGCAGGTCTGCAGGAGATCCACttcaccagtcgaagacagcagagagcgccacgtccccagcgtccatcgactcagcgcacggacaggatcaaattggcgccgtctgtgggaacgcacctgaatccgagcagagacgatggaagaagctggacgccaactcatggtggcGCTCTCTCCCGAAGAATTAGATGCGCTCATCCAAGCGTGGGTGGCCAAGATAGTCGAGCAGCTGCAAAAGGCTCAAGCCGATCGATTAGCGCAACAGACAACGTCGGCATTAGGTGGTCGAGCGGCATAAGACGACCGACCGGagtagctctcaatatggggtcAAAACAAAGGCCCGACCGGCACTCAGGTGGAAGCTCCGCCCACCCCGATACCATTCCATCGAGCTTTATTCCAGACGCCGTCAGAGGTTGCTCAGGCCAACCTCGACCGAGGATCTTCGTCAGACGAAGCCCCCGCGCGGGACAATAGAAAAGGCAAGGCGCCACGGACAGactcatcccccgagcggatcaatagaCAGTTCTCCGAAGCCATCCTGCGCGACCCACTACCAAGGCATTACGGGCCTCCGGCGATTggggaatacaacgggaccactgacccggatgaccatctgggtaagttcgacaacaccgccactttacatcaatatacagatggggtgaagtgccgagtgttcctcaccaccctttctgggtcggcacaacggtggttccggaagctgccggacggatcaataacaagcttcaaagagttccgcacgacctttctccaccacttcgcaagcagcagacgctatcagaaaaccagtgtcagtctgtttgccatcaagcaaggatCGAGGGAGtcactccgagcttacatccaacgcttcaaccaggtagccatggatatcccgacggtcacctcggaaactatgATAAACGCGTTCACAAAGGGGCTTGTGGATGTTGAGTTCTTCCGATCGCTTATTCGAAAGCTACCTCATAgttacgaccacatgctgaacaaagccaatgaatacatcaatgtggaggaagctcagatggAAAGGAAAAAAGAAGTACCCTCCGAGCTACCATCCCCAGCCGAGCGGAAGCCACCCACTGCTCACCAACCACCGAGAGGACCACGGGCAGAAGcagcccgtcctcatcagcacacaAGGCCGCACGCCGTCCAACAGGTGGCAGCCGATCGGCCCAAGCCAAaagggaaggtatggactcccatgttttgctcgCTCCACCAATCCGCCACACACAACACCCGGGATTGTCGGAGTCTCCCTCCAATCGCTCATCCCACTCCCAGGAGTTATCGTCGCTGATCCCCAGCACTTGATAGGCGACATCGGCACCAACAGACCGGGCGGCAGGCGGCCAGAGAATCTCTCGAGCGGCATCATCACCAGCCGCATAGAGCTAATCCCCGGGCGTCGCATAAACGACCTAggtcgtccgctcgggaggaggagaacagagGAAATGCCTcgaggggtgaaatcaacatcatcgtcggagggccaaccggaggtgactccaatagAGTGAGAAAGGTGCACGCAAGGTAGCTCAGGATCCACGCGGTCGACTGCAGTCAGGAGCGGGCGagtgggcccgagatcagctttgggccgagggacctcgagggagtcgaagtcccgcatgatgacgccctcattatccgagtggtaatagctaactatactattcatcgcatctttattgatacagacagctcggtcaacataatcttccggaaggccttcgaccaattacaaatcgaccgagccgagttgctttcgatgacaacccccctctgtGGGTTCACCGGTAACGAAGTTATGCCAGTCGGACATGTCCGGCTAGCTATCTCCCTGGgggaggagccactcagaagAACACGGACCGCCAACTTCATCTTGGTCGACGCTCCGTCCGCGTATaatgttatcttggggcgaccggctctcaacgagttccgagtggtcatctccaccttctgctagaagatcaagttcccggtggaaggccaagttggggaggtccgaggagatcagcttgtcgctcggcgatgctatgtagagatggtccgagccgaggctaaATCCACTCAgaaagtgccacgagtcgaggtaaacgctataactgaaaagccaccttctctagcttatgaagaaaaggaagaggtacagatccaccctacccgaccggaggccacgactttcataGCGTCCGACCTGGAAGCAAGCCAGAAAGAGAAGCTGATCAGATGCCTCCAGAAAAATTGCAACATTTTCATTTGGTCGACCTACGAGTTGCCAGGagtctcgccgagcatagcgcagcacgagcttcacgtccgacaggatgctcggccagtaaagcaaaggaagaaggacttcagtgctgaacagaatatcatcatccgatcggaggtggagaagctcttggaggctggccacataagggaggtacagttcccgagctggctcgcaaacgtggtgctggtctccaaaccaggcaacaaatggagagtttgcattgactttcgggatctgaacaaggcctgcccgaaggatttctaccctctgccccggatcgatcaactagtagactccacaaccaggtgcgagctgatatgcatgttggatgcttatcaaggctaccatcaagtgccgctcgtccgagaagaccaagaaaaggtcagtttcgtCACTGCAGACAGTACTTACTGTTACAACGTAATGCCATTCGGgctgaagaatgcaggagctacctACCAGCGGCTGATGGACAAGGTATTCCAGGAGCAAATCGGGCGCAACTTGGaagtatacgtagatgatatacttatcaaatccttccgagcgacGGACCTTTATGCAGACTTGGAAGAAACTTTCCAGACACTGAGGAGATACAgggtcaagctgaacccccagaagtgcttattcggagcaaaaggcgggcattTCTTGGGTTATATTGTGACCGAGCAGGGCATAGAGGCGAATctcagcaaggtgaaagcattacaagatatgccgcctcccagaaatcttcgagaagtacagtgcctcaccggtcggataacgacgCTATCATGATTCATCTCCCGAACGGTCGACcgaagcctccctttcttcaagattctgcgcaaagctaccaagtttcaatgggacgaggaatgcgatcgggcgttcgaggagctGAAGACTTATCTTAATTCTTTGCCCGTGCTGGCCAAACCAGCTGTAGGAGAGCCGCTCCGTATTTActtgtcttcgaccgagcatgctgtgggctcagcattagtgAGGCCGAACAGCGAAGAGCAGCCCGTGTACTTCTTAagccacattctaaaggatgctgaatctcgctacactggtctcgaaaaaTTAGGTTTTGCCTTGATCCTCGCAACGTAGAGATTGCACccttatttcttggcgcataAAATCATCGTGATGATGAACAGTCCGCTAGGAAGGGTgctcctgaatccagaagcgtccgaccGGCTCATCAAGTGGAAAACAGAGCtgagtgaattcgacattcagtatcaaccccgctcggcgattaaggcgcagtccttggcagattttgtgaccgaGGTGCAAAATCCGgaacccgaagctatgtggaaagtatttgtggatggatcgtccactcggctcggaagcggaaatGGTATCCTGTTactttcccctcaagaagagcggatgcacctgtccgtccggctgaactatcgagcaaccaataatgaagtggagtatgaggccctcatagccagcCTGCAGGCCACGTGGCACGTGGGAGCTAGCCGAGTGACGCTATTTTCAGactcccagttggctgctcagcaactctcagggtccttcgagataaacaacgcgaggctcaggctctacgcggaggcctttgaaaagctcaagaccaACTTCGTCgaagttgtcatacagaagatcccccaagCCGAGAACCAGTCTGCGGACGAGCTAGTCAAGCTCGCTAGTTCGATATTGCCACTCGttatccagcaaccaatcgagcaagtgtccctggtggcgcacatcgaccagatggaaggcctcacattctcgagcgattggaggacatccaTAATAGAATTTTTGTGATCGGAGGTCACGTCGtctgatcgggaggaagcccagctattgaggaggagagctggtcggttcacgctcatcggggatcaactttacaagaaaGCATTCTCCTGGCCGTTActaaagtgcgtcagctcggagGATGCATAGTATattctccaagaggtacaccaaggatcttgccgaggtcatccgggcggccggtctttggctaggaagatcttgctggccggatacttctggccaactctacaggaagacgccgctcggaccgtcgctacctgcctttcttatcagaagtaccataacttctcccatATGCCTACGAaggaaatgaaggcgtccacagtatcctgcccgttcgaccagtggggtataGATATAGTGGGACCCTTCGCTATGGCGATTGGGCAACGGAAGTTTTtgttggtggcggtcgactatttctccaagtgggttgaagctgaaccactggccaaaataatcgagcagatggtcaaaaagttcatctggcagcatataatctgtcggttcggcatccctcgttgGTTCATCTCGGATTACGGCCAACAATTCATTGGTCAGGAGCTCggagaatggtgaataggatacgacatcgaacaacacttcacttccgtggcgtatcctcagagcaacggtcaagccgaagtagccaatcgggagatcctgcgaatacttcgagttcggctcgatcacatgggaggaagctgggtggacgagctgcccggcgtactatgggccatccgcacaaccccaaaggagggaacgggagtaacaccgtttcacttggtgtacggaggcgaggcggtcgtcccagtcgaggtcGGAGTGGAGTCCGATCGAATCCAAAGCTACGAtgaggacaatgccgagcggaggcagctggagttggacctgATGGATGAATCAAGAGCTAAAGAAGtcatccggctgatggcgtacaggcagagaatgaagcagaattacaacaggcgtgtaattcccagagcattctAGGTTGGTGATCttgtgtggaagaaggtgaagccggtcggcgatgtgagcaaGATGACAGCTCCCTGGGTGGGGCCCTTCAGAGTCGTCGAGAAGCACCGATCGGGTGCATATTACCTGGAAGATGAGGATGGAaggcggctagatcgaccatggagcgcaaaccacctacAGCCGTACCGTGCTGGATAAAAGGTGCACCAGTGTAATTCATTTCATATATGTTCCGTTCGcctgtatcctttggctgcaagattgaagataagaaaaattacG
This region of Zingiber officinale cultivar Zhangliang chromosome 9A, Zo_v1.1, whole genome shotgun sequence genomic DNA includes:
- the LOC122019197 gene encoding uncharacterized protein LOC122019197; its protein translation is MLPLQKTNDEQYRRIQKTEHALQVAEEELLRVQLEATAKSKELSQAHGAWFPPWLATHANYYKELATTHWKEHGQPVLDVLLQKVSEKSIQAQQFMEPHFESSKDKWMFLVSSTEPYVQTVSSKAVEVYHTSKSAMSSHIAKVQEILDPYFQAGKRFSQPYVKQFATITKPHVEKVRVAFNSYSDCVIHAYRKFLESATTYHQ